Proteins from a single region of Segatella copri:
- a CDS encoding lysylphosphatidylglycerol synthase transmembrane domain-containing protein has translation MKKWHLWLAASIGLVVIVGMMIREFDVEVLSRIDLSPRFFLGVVMGVLLFAVQNLMLTLRFRHLCQRKLSVAEAFRINVLCEFTSAVTPSAVGGSGLAFVYLNREGVSMGRSIFTMFAALLADEAFLAISCVLLYFCVPSHLLFSLADEVGISADATNEWIKGGVQVIFIVSTLIVAVWTVILYLLLLHRPQILGWVLKGCCKIPFLRRFLPKVEKFSEEMTMASEEAKLEGGRFWLQLMGYTFLAWLSRFAIVVAILIAFHCQGNMLVAWCRQWVMWMISILSPTPGGSGVAELMFRLYYADFLPDASVAILAAMLWRAIFYYPFLVMGTLVLPKWIARK, from the coding sequence ATGAAAAAATGGCATTTATGGTTGGCGGCTTCCATCGGACTGGTGGTCATCGTTGGAATGATGATTCGGGAGTTTGATGTGGAAGTTCTGAGCAGGATAGATTTGTCTCCCAGGTTCTTTCTGGGAGTAGTAATGGGCGTGTTGCTCTTTGCGGTCCAGAATCTGATGCTCACCCTCCGTTTCCGTCATCTCTGCCAGCGTAAGTTATCTGTAGCCGAGGCGTTCCGCATCAATGTGCTCTGCGAGTTTACTTCTGCCGTCACTCCTTCGGCGGTGGGGGGAAGTGGATTGGCTTTTGTCTATCTCAATCGCGAGGGAGTTTCTATGGGTAGAAGTATCTTCACTATGTTTGCAGCCCTGCTGGCTGATGAGGCTTTTCTTGCCATCAGTTGCGTGTTGCTCTATTTCTGTGTTCCATCGCATCTCTTGTTCAGCTTGGCTGATGAAGTGGGGATTTCTGCGGATGCTACGAACGAATGGATTAAGGGCGGAGTGCAGGTTATTTTCATAGTCAGCACCCTTATCGTTGCTGTCTGGACGGTCATCCTCTACCTCTTGTTGTTGCATCGTCCTCAGATTCTGGGCTGGGTATTGAAGGGATGCTGCAAGATTCCTTTCCTTCGCAGATTCCTACCCAAGGTAGAGAAGTTTTCCGAGGAGATGACGATGGCTTCGGAGGAGGCAAAGCTGGAGGGCGGAAGATTCTGGCTGCAGCTGATGGGTTATACTTTCTTGGCGTGGCTGTCGAGATTCGCCATCGTGGTAGCTATTCTCATTGCCTTTCATTGTCAGGGCAACATGCTGGTGGCTTGGTGCCGCCAATGGGTGATGTGGATGATTTCCATTCTGAGTCCTACGCCTGGCGGAAGTGGCGTGGCAGAGTTGATGTTCCGCCTTTATTATGCCGATTTCCTGCCCGATGCCTCAGTAGCCATCCTTGCCGCCATGCTCTGGCGCGCCATCTTCTATTACCCTTTCCTGGTGATGGGCACCCTGGTCTTGCCGAAATGGATAGCAAGGAAATAA
- a CDS encoding carbohydrate porin — MKRIIFIILGCINICLAYAQSFNGQYISEWQWDMNKNTNLINQLRLELSVPIGKGKDSFEAATLHVAKTNDGIIDDWQGFSNINADNNFAMLAVLGYMHEWNSGHLFVGVRNVNEDFFTSDVTDLFLNSSEGIFPTVASSYPIANYPYSGLTLYFDVTKGKWTFRNSLYNGAGYNGWKAHDNPFLVRPKKDGIFNMSQLEYNDKGGKYFAGAAVHTRQYPINEDGEMVSADESKGKVTCAWWVYGEQSVWKSGDKNISCMVQYSENTSHQNACYRYAELGGAYQDDKNECGLSGQYARFLQGSEYSMEVTWKRQLTESISLQPSFQYIKNDNGDFTALSARLYVNF; from the coding sequence ATGAAGAGAATTATTTTTATTATTTTAGGCTGCATCAATATTTGCCTTGCTTATGCTCAGAGCTTTAACGGACAATATATTTCTGAATGGCAATGGGACATGAACAAAAATACGAATCTGATCAATCAGCTGAGATTGGAACTGAGTGTTCCTATAGGAAAAGGAAAGGATTCGTTCGAGGCGGCTACGCTGCATGTGGCAAAGACCAACGATGGCATTATTGATGACTGGCAGGGATTTTCGAACATAAATGCGGATAATAATTTCGCTATGCTTGCCGTGCTGGGCTACATGCACGAGTGGAATTCGGGCCATCTGTTTGTGGGTGTGAGGAATGTGAACGAGGATTTCTTTACCTCTGACGTTACGGATCTTTTCCTGAACAGTTCTGAAGGAATTTTTCCTACCGTTGCTTCCAGCTATCCGATAGCCAATTATCCGTATTCGGGCTTGACCCTTTACTTTGATGTAACCAAAGGAAAATGGACATTCAGAAACAGTCTGTATAATGGTGCAGGATATAATGGTTGGAAAGCTCACGACAATCCCTTTCTGGTCCGCCCGAAGAAGGATGGAATCTTCAATATGTCGCAGTTGGAATACAACGATAAAGGTGGGAAATATTTTGCAGGTGCTGCCGTTCATACCCGTCAATATCCGATAAACGAGGATGGCGAAATGGTTTCTGCCGATGAATCCAAGGGCAAGGTCACCTGTGCCTGGTGGGTTTACGGAGAGCAGAGTGTTTGGAAGTCAGGAGACAAGAACATTTCGTGCATGGTGCAATATTCCGAGAACACCAGTCATCAGAATGCCTGCTACCGATACGCCGAACTTGGCGGCGCCTATCAGGACGATAAGAACGAGTGCGGATTGTCAGGCCAGTACGCCCGCTTCCTGCAGGGTTCGGAATATTCTATGGAAGTAACGTGGAAAAGACAGCTGACGGAATCCATCTCCCTTCAGCCATCGTTCCAATACATCAAAAACGACAATGGAGATTTCACGGCGCTCAGTGCCCGACTCTATGTGAATTTCTAA
- a CDS encoding ATP-binding protein, whose amino-acid sequence MNENIESVKKYNLWFGNTIDCGFPRPLYTESVASYLGSKVVKVLTGQRRVGKSYILRQTAMHLVQQGVSSNNIVFINRELTAFDFIENYKDLDNFIRLYRKELKPEGRIYIFIDEVQDIDGWERVVNSLSQDYTEDYEIFITGSNSKMFSGELSTLLSGRYVEFHIFPLSYGEYASIHQLPVGRESYLTYMADGGYPELVHFQSSDVKRNYISGLKDTVLLKDIIRRYTIRDVRLLEDLFAYLVNNSSNLLSVTNITNFIKSKGRKTSYDTVSLYLGYIEEVYLAHRALRYNIKGKEILSGSCKYYMNDLSFKNYLYAGFGYGAGYLLENLVYLELLRYGYDVYVGSIKDKEVDFVAIKNDRTIYVQATYMLIDEQTIEREYAPLECIADNYEKVVVSLDDLQLPSRKGITHVRAWELSQML is encoded by the coding sequence ATGAACGAAAATATAGAATCAGTAAAGAAGTATAATCTTTGGTTCGGTAACACCATCGATTGTGGTTTTCCTCGTCCGCTTTATACCGAAAGTGTCGCTTCATATCTTGGCAGCAAGGTGGTGAAGGTACTTACGGGACAACGACGTGTGGGAAAAAGTTATATATTGCGTCAAACTGCCATGCATCTTGTGCAACAGGGGGTCAGCAGCAATAATATTGTCTTTATCAACCGAGAACTGACGGCGTTCGATTTTATAGAGAACTATAAGGATTTGGACAATTTTATCCGTCTGTACCGGAAGGAATTAAAGCCTGAAGGACGAATCTACATCTTTATAGATGAAGTGCAGGATATTGATGGTTGGGAACGTGTAGTCAACTCGCTGTCTCAGGATTATACTGAAGATTACGAGATATTTATCACAGGTTCTAATTCAAAGATGTTCTCAGGAGAATTATCCACTCTTCTATCTGGTAGATATGTGGAATTTCACATATTCCCGTTGTCTTACGGGGAATATGCTAGCATTCATCAGCTCCCTGTCGGCAGAGAGAGTTATTTGACGTATATGGCTGATGGAGGTTATCCTGAACTCGTGCATTTCCAGTCTTCCGATGTAAAGCGTAACTATATTTCGGGATTGAAGGATACGGTATTACTGAAAGACATCATACGTAGATATACGATTCGCGATGTAAGACTGCTCGAAGATTTGTTTGCCTATCTGGTTAATAATTCTTCCAATCTTCTTTCTGTTACCAATATTACCAACTTCATAAAAAGCAAAGGACGCAAGACTTCGTATGATACAGTATCTCTATATTTGGGATATATAGAAGAAGTTTATCTTGCACATCGTGCTTTGCGCTACAATATCAAAGGGAAGGAGATCCTTTCTGGCAGTTGTAAATACTATATGAACGATTTATCGTTTAAAAATTATCTCTATGCCGGATTCGGCTATGGAGCTGGGTATCTGTTGGAGAATCTTGTTTATCTAGAGTTGTTGCGTTATGGATATGATGTATATGTGGGTAGCATTAAGGATAAAGAGGTTGATTTCGTTGCCATCAAGAACGATCGTACCATATATGTACAAGCCACTTATATGCTTATAGATGAGCAGACCATAGAGCGTGAATATGCTCCGCTGGAATGTATAGCAGATAACTATGAAAAAGTTGTAGTGTCGCTTGATGATCTCCAGTTGCCTTCTCGCAAGGGTATTACGCATGTAAGGGCATGGGAATTGTCTCAGATGCTATAG